A DNA window from Flavisolibacter ginsenosidimutans contains the following coding sequences:
- a CDS encoding protein-disulfide reductase DsbD family protein, with protein MSRFNRILFLLLTVFFFRAAQGQNPVQFRFSQEAAGNDVLLKIKAIAPKGIQLVSVKKLPDDAPIYTQIKFDSSASFVVKDSLRENGAAHQVTEPDFNNTPVTYFADSVEWQQRLHLKNTDSATVKGTIAFFTKAAGSFNNYEEPFSFKVGKPATNNIASEVKGNDNLQTRSLGYIFFVSFLGGLLALITPCVFSMIPVTVGFFTKRSKTRQQGIRNAVSYSFSIVVIFTLLGFLITLIFGPGALNKLATNWIANLLFFLVFLLFGISFLGAFDIQLPSSWQTAADSKAGTKSFTGIFFMALTLALVSFSCTGPIIGNLIVLASQGSYFGPLVGMFGFSLALALPFTLFALFPSWIGGLGRAGGWLNAVKVTLGFLELALALKFLSNADLAQGWRLLDREVFLSLWIVLFALLGFYLLGKLKLHHDDELPKNDFGLSYVSIPRLFFAIASFAFMVYLIPGLWGAPLKGVSAFLPPYGTQDYTTNSSATVVSSASNEATIKPEKYVKEMSAYEPEVVKKFGLTTFFDYDEALAAARKEKKPLMLDFTGINCINCRKMEAQVWSQPEVIKRLKENFVIASLYTDVQNVFIPEAEEFDSKELNTHVNTLGEKFSHLQVSRYGVLAQPFYIFLDGQEQKLAPNGYPYDPDVQKFVQHLDNVVAEYKRRNP; from the coding sequence ATGAGTCGTTTTAACCGCATCCTTTTTCTTTTACTCACGGTATTTTTTTTTCGGGCTGCACAGGGACAAAATCCTGTGCAGTTTCGTTTTAGCCAGGAGGCCGCAGGCAATGATGTGTTGCTGAAAATAAAAGCCATTGCGCCAAAAGGAATACAACTTGTATCCGTAAAAAAATTGCCGGACGATGCGCCCATCTACACGCAAATTAAATTTGATTCGTCAGCAAGTTTCGTTGTAAAAGATTCGTTGCGGGAAAACGGCGCGGCGCACCAGGTAACCGAACCCGATTTCAACAACACGCCGGTTACGTATTTCGCCGATTCGGTTGAATGGCAGCAAAGGCTGCACTTAAAAAACACCGACAGCGCCACGGTAAAAGGAACGATTGCGTTTTTTACAAAAGCAGCGGGTTCTTTTAATAATTACGAAGAACCTTTTTCTTTTAAAGTTGGCAAGCCCGCAACTAACAACATTGCGAGTGAGGTTAAGGGTAACGACAACCTGCAAACGCGTTCGCTTGGCTACATTTTTTTTGTTTCGTTTTTGGGCGGCTTGCTGGCCTTGATTACGCCTTGCGTTTTCTCGATGATTCCGGTAACGGTGGGTTTCTTTACCAAACGAAGCAAAACGAGACAGCAAGGCATTCGCAACGCGGTTTCTTATTCGTTTTCCATCGTTGTCATTTTTACTTTGCTCGGTTTTTTAATCACCTTGATTTTCGGCCCTGGTGCGTTAAACAAACTCGCCACCAACTGGATCGCCAATCTGCTTTTCTTTCTGGTTTTTCTTCTTTTTGGCATTTCGTTTTTAGGCGCCTTCGACATTCAATTGCCTTCCTCCTGGCAAACGGCGGCTGATTCAAAAGCCGGCACCAAAAGTTTTACGGGCATTTTTTTCATGGCGTTAACGTTGGCGCTTGTTTCGTTTTCGTGCACAGGGCCCATTATTGGAAACCTTATTGTGTTGGCTTCACAAGGAAGTTATTTCGGTCCGCTTGTAGGCATGTTTGGTTTTTCACTTGCGCTTGCTTTGCCCTTTACCTTGTTTGCACTTTTTCCAAGCTGGATCGGTGGTTTGGGAAGAGCCGGCGGGTGGCTGAACGCAGTGAAAGTGACCCTTGGTTTTTTAGAATTGGCACTGGCCTTAAAGTTTCTTTCCAATGCCGATTTAGCGCAAGGTTGGCGTTTGTTGGATCGTGAAGTTTTTCTTTCGTTGTGGATTGTTTTGTTTGCGCTGCTTGGCTTTTATCTCTTGGGCAAACTTAAACTTCATCACGATGACGAATTGCCGAAAAATGATTTCGGTTTGTCGTATGTCAGCATTCCACGACTGTTCTTCGCCATTGCTTCTTTTGCATTTATGGTGTACCTGATTCCTGGCCTGTGGGGTGCGCCACTGAAAGGCGTTAGCGCTTTTTTGCCGCCTTACGGAACCCAGGATTATACAACAAACAGTAGCGCAACAGTTGTCTCATCAGCGTCGAATGAAGCAACAATAAAACCGGAGAAGTATGTGAAAGAAATGAGTGCTTACGAACCCGAAGTGGTAAAGAAATTCGGCCTCACAACTTTTTTTGATTACGACGAAGCGCTGGCCGCTGCACGCAAAGAAAAGAAGCCACTGATGCTCGATTTCACAGGAATTAATTGCATCAATTGCCGCAAGATGGAAGCACAGGTTTGGAGTCAACCCGAAGTGATAAAACGGCTCAAGGAAAACTTTGTGATCGCTTCGCTTTATACCGACGTGCAAAACGTTTTTATTCCCGAAGCCGAAGAATTTGATTCAAAAGAATTGAACACACACGTAAACACATTGGGAGAAAAATTTTCGCACTTGCAGGTGAGCCGCTATGGTGTGCTGGCGCAGCCCTTCTACATTTTTTTAGACGGACAGGAACAAAAGCTGGCGCCAAACGGTTATCCTTACGACCCTGATGTGCAGAAATTTGTTCAGCACCTGGACAATGTTGTAGCTGAATACAAACGAAGAAATCCCTGA
- a CDS encoding DUF2795 domain-containing protein, protein MFWTLELASYLEEAPWPATKDELIDYSIRSGAPIEVIENLQELEDEGEVYESIEDIWPDYPSQEDFMFNEDEY, encoded by the coding sequence ATGTTTTGGACTCTTGAACTAGCATCCTACCTTGAAGAAGCACCCTGGCCGGCTACCAAAGATGAGCTGATTGACTACTCGATTCGTTCCGGCGCACCCATTGAAGTGATTGAGAATTTGCAGGAATTGGAGGACGAAGGCGAGGTGTACGAGAGCATCGAAGACATCTGGCCCGACTACCCGTCGCAGGAAGACTTCATGTTTAACGAGGATGAGTATTAA
- a CDS encoding ABC transporter ATP-binding protein, with protein sequence MLTAKNIYKRYGTVEVLKGVDVTINKGEVVSIVGPSGSGKSTLLHILGTLDKPDSGEVFLHNQNITRLHGNALAAFRNQHIGFVFQFHHLLPEFTAIENVCIPGWLNGKAKSDVKSRAVKLLNVLGLSHRLENKPAQLSGGEQQRVAVARALINSPAIVFADEPTGNLDTANAKELHQLFFDLRQQFQQTFLIVTHNEELAQLSDRVLQMKDGKFQTANA encoded by the coding sequence ATGCTGACAGCCAAAAACATTTACAAACGCTACGGAACGGTGGAAGTTTTAAAGGGCGTGGACGTTACTATTAACAAGGGCGAAGTAGTGAGCATCGTCGGCCCATCAGGCTCGGGAAAGTCCACTTTGCTGCACATTTTGGGCACACTTGACAAGCCCGATTCGGGTGAAGTTTTCCTGCACAATCAAAACATTACGCGGCTGCACGGAAACGCTCTGGCGGCTTTCCGAAACCAACACATTGGTTTTGTTTTTCAGTTTCATCACCTGCTTCCCGAATTTACCGCCATTGAAAATGTTTGCATACCGGGCTGGCTCAACGGCAAAGCAAAGTCCGACGTAAAAAGCCGCGCCGTTAAATTGCTGAATGTTTTGGGATTAAGCCACCGCCTCGAAAACAAACCGGCTCAACTTTCGGGCGGCGAACAACAACGCGTTGCCGTGGCCCGCGCTTTAATCAACAGTCCCGCCATTGTTTTTGCCGACGAGCCTACGGGCAACCTCGATACCGCTAATGCAAAAGAATTGCATCAGTTGTTTTTCGATTTGCGCCAGCAGTTTCAACAAACTTTTTTAATTGTCACTCACAACGAGGAATTGGCACAACTCAGCGACCGTGTGCTGCAAATGAAGGACGGGAAGTTTCAAACGGCTAACGCATAA
- a CDS encoding outer membrane protein assembly factor BamB family protein — MKRFILLFALLLALKSFGQTNPFRFAFISDTHIGSPNGGAEEDLHRTVADINTMKDVAFVVVTGDITELGKNTELALAKRILDSLLIPYYIIPGNHDAGWSESGGLSFNRTFGADKFHFVFNGIHFIGCASGPYVRMSDGHVPRSAVNWLDSTLKNIDSKEPVIFLNHYPLDNQLDNWYEIIDRLKTKNTVLALCGHGHNNRTVKAEDIPSVMGRSNLRAKEAEGGYNLVDVRSDSITFTERKPLSKTEKKWTAVAVAFHQYDKTKVFSRPDFSINKHYSNVKAKWTYQSGANVISTPAVVNDLVVFGNQNGLIEALDLNTGKPRWKLQTHGPIFSSPAVSSIGNSAQTKIVLGTAAGEIICVKSDGKPVWARNTTAAVLGSPLIENGVVYIGGSDSTFKAINLISGKELWAFKGLTGPVVSKPVVQNNEIIFGAWDRYLYALDKTNGSLLWKWSNGSPIINYSPAACIPVIKDEIVYVVAPDRFLSAIDLATGKTLWRTNEATVRESIGLSEDGKFVYGKTMQDTVVAFYTNKERPQVAWKMNVAFGYEHVPSMLVEKEGKLFFGTRNGVVYCINPLTQKINWAYKIDNAMVNTVNVINGKKLIASTMDGKVCLLETNGE, encoded by the coding sequence ATGAAACGATTCATTCTCCTTTTTGCGCTGTTGCTTGCTTTAAAAAGTTTCGGGCAAACAAACCCCTTTCGCTTTGCCTTCATTTCCGACACGCACATCGGTTCGCCAAACGGCGGCGCTGAAGAAGATTTACACCGCACCGTTGCTGATATCAACACAATGAAAGATGTTGCCTTTGTAGTCGTCACCGGCGATATAACTGAACTGGGAAAGAATACAGAACTGGCGTTGGCAAAAAGGATTTTAGACAGCTTGCTAATTCCATATTACATTATTCCCGGCAACCACGACGCAGGCTGGAGCGAAAGTGGCGGCCTAAGTTTCAACCGAACTTTTGGGGCCGATAAATTTCATTTCGTTTTCAACGGCATTCATTTTATCGGTTGCGCCTCGGGGCCTTATGTGCGCATGAGCGACGGACATGTACCGCGCAGCGCGGTTAATTGGCTGGACAGCACATTGAAAAATATTGACAGCAAAGAGCCGGTTATTTTTTTAAATCATTATCCCCTCGATAACCAGTTAGACAATTGGTACGAGATCATTGACCGCTTAAAAACAAAGAACACCGTTCTTGCACTTTGTGGTCACGGCCACAACAACCGAACGGTTAAAGCCGAAGACATCCCATCGGTCATGGGACGTTCGAACCTGCGGGCAAAAGAAGCCGAAGGAGGTTACAACCTGGTGGACGTTCGCAGTGACAGCATTACGTTTACCGAACGCAAACCGTTGAGCAAAACAGAAAAAAAATGGACCGCGGTTGCCGTAGCCTTTCATCAATATGATAAAACCAAGGTCTTTTCGCGTCCCGACTTTTCCATCAACAAGCACTATTCAAACGTGAAAGCAAAATGGACTTATCAATCCGGTGCAAACGTCATTTCTACGCCGGCCGTTGTTAACGACCTTGTTGTTTTCGGAAATCAAAACGGTTTAATTGAAGCATTGGATTTAAACACCGGGAAGCCGCGGTGGAAGCTGCAAACACACGGACCAATTTTTTCTTCGCCGGCTGTTTCATCAATAGGTAATTCAGCACAAACTAAAATTGTTTTGGGCACGGCTGCAGGGGAAATTATTTGCGTAAAGTCCGACGGAAAACCGGTATGGGCTCGCAACACAACCGCTGCGGTTCTTGGTTCGCCGTTGATAGAAAACGGTGTAGTTTACATTGGCGGCAGCGATTCTACTTTCAAAGCGATTAATCTTATATCAGGCAAAGAACTTTGGGCCTTCAAAGGCTTAACCGGCCCTGTAGTAAGCAAGCCCGTTGTGCAGAACAACGAAATTATTTTCGGCGCATGGGATCGATATTTATATGCGCTTGATAAAACAAACGGTAGCCTCCTGTGGAAGTGGAGCAACGGTTCGCCAATCATTAACTATTCACCGGCCGCTTGTATTCCCGTTATAAAAGATGAGATTGTTTACGTAGTCGCACCTGACCGGTTTTTATCCGCAATTGATTTGGCTACCGGCAAAACCTTGTGGCGAACCAACGAAGCCACGGTGCGGGAAAGCATTGGCCTTTCTGAGGACGGCAAATTTGTTTACGGCAAGACAATGCAGGATACCGTTGTGGCTTTCTACACAAATAAAGAACGACCCCAAGTTGCCTGGAAAATGAACGTTGCTTTTGGTTACGAACACGTGCCTTCGATGCTGGTTGAAAAAGAAGGCAAATTGTTTTTTGGTACGCGTAACGGCGTGGTGTATTGTATCAATCCTTTGACGCAGAAAATTAACTGGGCTTATAAAATTGACAACGCCATGGTGAACACAGTAAATGTTATCAACGGCAAAAAACTTATTGCATCCACCATGGACGGCAAGGTGTGTTTGCTGGAGACGAACGGTGAATAA
- a CDS encoding phosphatidate cytidylyltransferase: MKKLSTVWLSALALMFTFSSCAVVGGIFKAGVWVGIIIVVFVVVLILWLVNRGRG, from the coding sequence ATGAAAAAGCTTTCAACAGTTTGGCTAAGCGCATTGGCGTTGATGTTCACCTTCTCTTCCTGTGCCGTTGTGGGCGGCATCTTCAAAGCCGGTGTTTGGGTAGGAATTATTATCGTTGTTTTTGTGGTGGTTCTTATACTATGGCTGGTGAATCGCGGACGAGGCTGA
- the fabD gene encoding ACP S-malonyltransferase: MKNAFVFPGQGAQFPGMGKTYYETNSFAKRIFEQANELLGFRISDVMFNGSEEDLKQTKITQPAIFLHSIIAFKSVGATRPDMVAGHSLGEFSALVANGTLSFESGLQLVSLRAQAMQKACEMNPSTMAAVIGLADEKVEEICAQVSKESGEVVVPANYNCPGQLVISGSIKGVEIACEQLRAAGAKRALILPVGGAFHSPLMEPAKKELQEAIEATTFHAPACPVYQNVVAKGVVGRDEIKQNLIDQLTGAVRWTQCIQAMISDGADKFTEAGPGKVLQGLINKIDKSVQTEGVQ; the protein is encoded by the coding sequence ATGAAGAATGCATTTGTATTTCCCGGACAAGGGGCGCAGTTCCCGGGAATGGGAAAAACTTATTACGAAACCAACTCTTTTGCCAAACGCATTTTTGAACAGGCAAACGAACTTCTGGGCTTTCGCATTTCGGACGTTATGTTCAACGGAAGCGAAGAAGATTTAAAACAAACCAAAATCACACAGCCTGCCATTTTTCTGCATTCTATCATTGCCTTCAAAAGTGTGGGCGCCACTCGCCCCGACATGGTGGCCGGGCATTCCCTCGGCGAGTTTTCAGCACTCGTTGCCAACGGTACGTTGAGTTTCGAAAGCGGCCTGCAACTGGTAAGCCTTCGTGCACAAGCCATGCAAAAAGCATGTGAAATGAATCCTTCAACCATGGCAGCCGTCATTGGATTAGCCGATGAAAAAGTAGAAGAAATTTGCGCACAGGTTTCAAAAGAAAGCGGCGAAGTAGTGGTTCCCGCCAACTACAATTGCCCCGGCCAACTTGTGATCAGCGGCAGCATCAAGGGCGTTGAAATTGCCTGCGAGCAATTGCGTGCCGCCGGTGCCAAACGTGCTTTAATTCTGCCCGTTGGCGGTGCTTTTCATTCACCGTTAATGGAACCGGCAAAAAAAGAATTGCAGGAAGCCATTGAAGCCACAACCTTTCACGCACCGGCTTGTCCCGTGTACCAAAACGTCGTAGCGAAAGGAGTTGTGGGCCGCGACGAAATAAAGCAAAACCTCATTGATCAATTGACCGGTGCTGTGCGCTGGACCCAATGCATACAAGCCATGATAAGCGACGGCGCCGATAAATTCACCGAGGCCGGTCCCGGCAAAGTGTTGCAAGGCTTAATCAACAAAATTGACAAGTCGGTACAAACCGAAGGTGTTCAGTAA
- the folE gene encoding GTP cyclohydrolase I FolE has product MAYRKIEQYDDNVTKQLSECYKTIIASTGEDPQREGLLKTPERAAKAFQFATQGYEQDAVAILNSARFKEDISEMVIVKDIELYSMCEHHLHPFYGKAHVAYIPNGYITGLSKIARVVDVYARRLQVQERLTTQILGAIKESLNPLGVAVVIEAKHLCMMVRGVQKQNSVTTTSSFDGEFLNNHITRNEFLKLISANLD; this is encoded by the coding sequence ATGGCTTACCGCAAAATAGAACAGTACGACGACAACGTAACAAAGCAACTTTCTGAATGCTATAAAACCATCATTGCTTCAACCGGTGAAGATCCGCAACGCGAAGGCTTGTTAAAAACACCTGAACGGGCCGCGAAAGCGTTTCAGTTTGCCACGCAGGGTTATGAGCAGGATGCGGTTGCCATCTTAAACTCGGCGCGGTTTAAAGAAGACATCAGCGAAATGGTGATTGTAAAAGACATTGAGCTTTATTCCATGTGCGAGCATCATCTTCATCCGTTTTATGGCAAGGCGCACGTGGCTTATATTCCAAACGGTTACATTACGGGCTTGAGCAAAATTGCAAGAGTGGTGGACGTTTACGCAAGGCGCTTGCAAGTGCAGGAGCGATTGACGACACAAATTCTTGGCGCCATTAAAGAGAGCTTGAATCCACTCGGCGTTGCCGTTGTTATCGAAGCCAAACACTTGTGCATGATGGTACGCGGCGTACAAAAACAAAATTCCGTTACCACAACCTCTTCGTTTGACGGCGAGTTTCTGAACAATCACATTACCCGCAACGAGTTTCTGAAATTGATCTCGGCCAATTTGGATTAG
- a CDS encoding 6-pyruvoyl trahydropterin synthase family protein: protein MKQKVAVVRREHFNAAHRLYRKDWSDEQNTQTFGKCSLPHYHGHNYELEIKVVGEIDEATGFVMDLGELSNIVNEQVLERFDHKNLNVDVEEFKTLNPTAENIAVVIYNLLRPHIAGENELFIRLFETPRNYVEYPAK, encoded by the coding sequence ATGAAGCAAAAAGTAGCCGTCGTTCGCCGCGAACATTTCAACGCCGCTCACCGCCTTTACCGTAAAGACTGGAGCGACGAACAAAACACGCAAACATTTGGCAAGTGCAGCCTGCCGCACTATCACGGTCACAACTACGAACTGGAAATAAAAGTAGTGGGTGAAATAGATGAAGCAACCGGCTTTGTAATGGATTTGGGTGAACTCTCAAACATCGTAAACGAACAGGTACTCGAACGCTTTGATCATAAAAACTTAAATGTGGATGTGGAGGAATTTAAGACGCTGAATCCTACGGCCGAGAATATTGCTGTAGTGATTTATAACCTGCTTCGTCCGCACATTGCCGGAGAAAATGAACTGTTTATTCGTTTGTTTGAAACGCCGCGCAACTACGTGGAATATCCCGCCAAATAA
- the mqnB gene encoding futalosine hydrolase, whose product MKILLCAATEMEIAATIQQLSFEENRSIKALITGIGAMTTTYALTKAIVSLRPDAIIQAGVGGTLDEGQELGNVVAVQSEVVGDLGVQEKNNFLSLFDLHLLSNDTLPWTNRKLTNDNKVLFACGLPLVDGVTVNEISTNKERIEHYRTTYNAKVESMEGAALHYVGLMERIPFLQIRSLSNFIGERDKTKWAMQKAIVNLNRELQRILKNLTA is encoded by the coding sequence ATGAAAATTTTGCTTTGCGCGGCAACAGAGATGGAGATTGCCGCCACCATTCAGCAACTCTCTTTCGAAGAGAATCGTTCCATTAAAGCTTTAATAACCGGCATTGGCGCAATGACGACAACCTATGCGTTAACGAAAGCCATCGTCAGTCTTCGTCCCGATGCAATCATTCAGGCGGGTGTTGGCGGAACGCTTGACGAAGGACAGGAATTGGGAAACGTCGTTGCGGTGCAAAGCGAAGTTGTTGGCGATTTGGGCGTGCAGGAAAAAAATAATTTTCTTTCTCTCTTTGATCTACACCTTTTGAGCAACGATACGCTTCCCTGGACGAATAGAAAACTTACCAACGATAACAAGGTTCTCTTTGCTTGTGGCCTGCCGCTGGTTGACGGTGTTACGGTAAACGAAATTTCGACAAACAAAGAAAGAATCGAGCATTACCGCACGACCTACAACGCAAAAGTTGAAAGCATGGAAGGCGCAGCACTGCATTACGTGGGATTGATGGAAAGAATTCCGTTTTTGCAAATTCGTTCCTTGTCTAATTTTATCGGCGAACGCGATAAAACAAAATGGGCCATGCAAAAAGCAATTGTTAATCTCAACCGCGAACTGCAACGTATCCTTAAAAATTTAACCGCATGA
- a CDS encoding 1,4-dihydroxy-6-naphthoate synthase → MKLTLGFSPCPNDTFIFDALVNKKIDTEGLEFEPVLEDVQTLNTWATQGKLDATKLSFPALFNNTNSYAILNAGSALGQGVGPLLIARGDVDVRNIETLRIAIPGENTTANFLLRYAFPQANNKVPLLFSSIEDAVCEGEVDLGVIIHENRFTYQKKGLHKVCDLGEIWEQRESLPIPLGCIAVKRSLPVDVQKKIDKLIKKSVAFAFSQGERLSPYVVEHAQAMEEDVMRKHIALYVNDYTADLGESGKKAIQKLHEVYLSREEKKEIKPLFVE, encoded by the coding sequence ATGAAACTTACACTTGGCTTCTCTCCTTGTCCGAACGACACCTTTATTTTTGATGCGCTTGTCAATAAAAAAATAGACACCGAAGGGCTGGAATTTGAACCCGTTTTAGAAGACGTGCAAACCTTAAACACCTGGGCCACCCAAGGCAAACTTGATGCAACAAAACTGAGTTTTCCGGCCTTATTCAACAACACAAATAGCTATGCGATATTGAACGCGGGATCGGCCCTTGGCCAAGGCGTTGGTCCTTTGCTCATTGCCAGAGGAGATGTGGACGTGCGAAACATTGAAACTCTCCGCATTGCAATACCGGGCGAAAACACAACGGCTAATTTTTTGCTTCGCTATGCTTTCCCGCAAGCAAATAATAAAGTACCGCTACTTTTTTCTTCCATCGAAGATGCCGTGTGCGAAGGCGAAGTTGATTTGGGCGTCATCATTCACGAAAACCGCTTTACGTATCAAAAGAAAGGCTTGCACAAAGTTTGCGATCTCGGCGAAATTTGGGAACAGCGCGAAAGCCTTCCCATTCCGCTGGGTTGCATTGCTGTAAAAAGAAGTTTGCCGGTTGACGTTCAGAAAAAGATTGACAAATTGATAAAAAAAAGCGTGGCCTTTGCTTTTTCACAAGGTGAACGTCTTTCTCCTTATGTTGTTGAACACGCACAGGCTATGGAAGAAGACGTAATGCGAAAACACATTGCGTTGTACGTAAACGACTACACGGCTGACTTGGGAGAAAGCGGAAAAAAAGCAATTCAAAAACTGCACGAAGTTTATTTATCACGCGAAGAAAAAAAAGAAATCAAGCCCTTGTTTGTTGAATGA
- a CDS encoding aminotransferase class IV → MKVCLNGEFYPAEAPLLTVQNRSFKWGDGLFETMKVFDGKLLLESLHFERLFISLKLLQIEASEHFTQTTLVQNILALCAENNCIDSARARLAVYRDEKNKSGYSIEAVPLDSKINQWTGEGQSVCLYPYARKSMDAFANVKSASYLPYVLAQKFAAEKGVDDALVLNAANFLCDSSRANIFLIKNDTVYTPALHQGCVNGVMRRVVMEEIKKLGYRLHHDEVSEEDLLRAGEVFLTNAIQIIRWVNRYKQATYSCEKTRKIFDAVAARIFS, encoded by the coding sequence ATGAAAGTTTGCTTGAACGGCGAGTTTTATCCCGCAGAGGCGCCCTTGCTCACCGTGCAAAACCGCAGTTTTAAATGGGGCGATGGATTGTTCGAGACAATGAAGGTTTTTGATGGCAAGCTGTTGTTGGAATCATTGCATTTTGAACGGCTCTTCATTAGCTTAAAACTTTTGCAGATTGAAGCTTCGGAACATTTTACACAGACAACGCTGGTGCAAAATATTCTTGCGCTGTGCGCAGAAAACAATTGTATCGACAGCGCAAGGGCAAGGCTGGCTGTTTATCGCGATGAAAAAAACAAAAGTGGTTACAGCATTGAAGCCGTCCCGCTGGATTCAAAAATCAATCAGTGGACCGGGGAAGGCCAAAGCGTTTGTCTTTATCCGTATGCCCGCAAAAGCATGGATGCGTTTGCCAATGTCAAATCTGCTAGCTATCTGCCTTACGTTTTAGCACAAAAATTTGCCGCGGAAAAAGGAGTTGACGATGCGCTGGTGTTGAACGCAGCCAACTTTCTTTGTGATTCGTCCAGGGCAAATATTTTTTTGATCAAGAACGATACGGTTTATACGCCGGCGCTTCATCAAGGCTGTGTGAACGGAGTGATGCGGCGCGTGGTGATGGAAGAAATAAAAAAGCTTGGTTACCGTTTGCACCACGATGAGGTAAGTGAAGAAGATCTTCTTCGCGCCGGCGAAGTTTTTCTCACCAACGCAATTCAAATCATTCGCTGGGTAAACCGATACAAGCAGGCAACTTACAGTTGCGAAAAAACAAGGAAAATTTTCGACGCTGTTGCCGCACGTATTTTTTCCTGA
- a CDS encoding response regulator transcription factor: MKNNDTPHVIRVAIADDHALFRAGVKTSLSSRKDVQMVAEAENGMQLLNLLKHIQPDVVLLDIQMPIMDGLTTLPEIKRLHPDVKVIMLSMHNDHSVITRMMEIGANSYLTKDSDSEMIYQAIKTCYEQEFYFNDLTNKALLNGLRMKRPVEQEVPEVALNDKEVTILKLMCEEKSTREIAAAVDLSPRTVEAIRDKLKTKTGAKSLAGLIMYAVKAGIVEQA, from the coding sequence ATGAAAAATAACGACACACCACACGTTATCAGAGTTGCCATTGCCGACGATCATGCTCTTTTCAGGGCCGGTGTTAAAACTTCTCTCTCAAGTCGCAAAGACGTTCAAATGGTTGCCGAAGCCGAAAACGGAATGCAACTACTGAACCTGCTCAAGCACATTCAGCCCGATGTAGTCCTGCTCGATATTCAAATGCCCATCATGGATGGTTTAACAACACTTCCTGAAATAAAACGGCTTCACCCCGACGTCAAAGTCATCATGCTTTCCATGCACAACGACCATTCGGTCATTACCCGCATGATGGAGATTGGCGCCAATTCCTATCTGACCAAGGACTCGGATTCGGAGATGATTTACCAAGCCATTAAAACCTGTTACGAACAAGAATTTTACTTTAACGATCTTACCAATAAAGCCCTGCTTAACGGTTTGCGCATGAAGCGTCCGGTAGAACAGGAAGTTCCCGAAGTAGCACTGAACGACAAAGAAGTGACGATTTTAAAACTGATGTGCGAAGAAAAAAGTACCCGTGAAATTGCCGCGGCGGTTGACCTTAGTCCGCGTACCGTAGAAGCCATTCGCGACAAGCTCAAAACCAAAACCGGCGCAAAATCATTAGCGGGCCTGATTATGTACGCCGTAAAGGCTGGCATTGTAGAGCAAGCCTGA